From Paraburkholderia sabiae, a single genomic window includes:
- a CDS encoding TMEM165/GDT1 family protein, whose translation MEQAFLISTGAVALAEIGDKTQLLSLVLAARYRKPLPIILGVLVATLINHAGAGALGAWLGSLVTPTVMRWALAASFIGMGLWILVPDKLDESEANTNRTHFGVFGATVVTFFLAEMGDKTQIATVALAARFHDFFGVVAGTTLGMMIANVPAILLGDRFAHRLPTKLVHGIAAVMFVVLGALALMGVGV comes from the coding sequence GTGGAACAAGCTTTTCTGATCTCGACCGGCGCGGTCGCGCTCGCTGAAATCGGCGACAAGACGCAACTGCTCTCGCTCGTCCTCGCCGCGCGCTATCGCAAGCCGCTCCCGATCATCCTCGGCGTGCTCGTCGCGACGCTGATCAATCACGCGGGCGCCGGCGCGCTCGGCGCCTGGCTCGGTTCGCTCGTCACGCCGACCGTGATGCGCTGGGCGCTGGCCGCGTCCTTCATCGGCATGGGTCTGTGGATTCTCGTGCCCGACAAGCTCGACGAATCGGAAGCGAACACCAACCGCACGCATTTCGGCGTGTTCGGCGCAACCGTGGTCACGTTCTTTCTCGCTGAAATGGGCGACAAGACGCAGATCGCGACGGTCGCGCTGGCCGCGCGTTTCCACGATTTCTTCGGCGTGGTCGCGGGCACGACGCTCGGCATGATGATCGCGAACGTCCCGGCGATCCTGCTCGGCGACCGCTTCGCGCACCGGCTGCCGACCAAGCTGGTCCACGGCATCGCCGCCGTCATGTTCGTCGTGCTCGGTGCACTGGCGCTGATGGGAGTCGGCGTCTGA
- a CDS encoding beta-ketoacyl synthase chain length factor yields the protein MPDLHWTIPVARWSSWPAVAAVAPDIGFIEPMVRRRLSTLSRIALKVAHDCAADKPSVRIVFASRHGELRRTTDILRNISAGEPVSPTSFSLSVLNAMTGVFGIARGDRSAASALSAGAETLGYALLEAHAQYSTDTSTPVLLVYADEPADPAYGTIEEEVQGGALAILLDASATGRLSCSRTSVAAGGATDNATDNAADRAAPDQTGTLFATQSQAVHHCLDTHTAAQWCSEYAVWEWSWDEGVA from the coding sequence ATGCCCGATCTGCACTGGACCATTCCGGTTGCTCGCTGGTCTTCGTGGCCTGCCGTCGCAGCCGTCGCCCCCGACATTGGCTTCATCGAGCCGATGGTGCGGCGTCGTCTCAGCACGCTGTCGCGCATTGCACTGAAGGTCGCGCACGACTGCGCCGCGGACAAACCCAGTGTCCGGATCGTGTTCGCATCGCGCCACGGCGAGCTGCGCCGCACCACGGACATCCTGCGCAACATCAGCGCGGGCGAACCGGTTTCGCCGACTTCCTTCAGTCTTTCCGTGCTCAACGCGATGACGGGCGTGTTCGGCATCGCGCGCGGCGACCGCTCGGCCGCGAGCGCGCTGTCGGCGGGTGCCGAAACGCTCGGCTACGCGCTGCTCGAAGCGCACGCGCAATATTCGACCGACACCTCGACGCCCGTTCTGCTCGTCTATGCCGACGAGCCCGCCGATCCCGCGTACGGCACGATCGAAGAAGAAGTGCAGGGCGGCGCGCTCGCGATCCTGCTCGACGCAAGCGCGACAGGTCGGCTGTCCTGCTCGCGCACGTCCGTCGCAGCAGGTGGTGCAACAGATAACGCAACAGATAACGCAGCAGACAGAGCCGCGCCCGATCAAACAGGCACTCTCTTTGCAACGCAGAGCCAGGCTGTTCATCACTGCCTCGACACGCATACGGCTGCGCAATGGTGCAGCGAATATGCCGTCTGGGAATGGAGCTGGGATGAAGGCGTGGCTTGA
- a CDS encoding lysophospholipid acyltransferase family protein, protein MKAWLDYHWRLVATALAFTAFGICGLGFSLILFPLAWLWPHRASKQLAITSIIHAFFRALVAVLQWVGVMELDAHGVAALRRQRNDPAIVVANHPTWLDVMVLLSLTPRACCVVKSAHWGNPFFWGVVRAAEYVSNADPLELVEAGARQLASGYTMIIFPEGTRSPARNRMHAFSRGFAHMALKSGAPILPVLMDCDPPAFTKGMRWYNVPERAFRMRVNVLAPVGADAFAAHDEPPALAARTVTSAIEAHITQHLFDYGFFKA, encoded by the coding sequence ATGAAGGCGTGGCTTGACTACCACTGGCGCCTCGTCGCGACGGCGCTCGCGTTCACGGCATTCGGCATCTGCGGACTCGGCTTTTCGCTGATCCTGTTTCCGCTCGCGTGGCTGTGGCCGCATCGCGCGTCGAAGCAGCTGGCGATCACTTCCATCATTCACGCGTTTTTCCGCGCGCTCGTGGCCGTGCTGCAATGGGTCGGCGTGATGGAGCTCGATGCGCACGGTGTCGCCGCGCTGCGCCGTCAGCGCAACGACCCGGCTATCGTGGTCGCGAATCACCCGACGTGGCTCGACGTGATGGTGCTGCTGTCGCTGACGCCGCGCGCGTGCTGCGTCGTCAAGAGCGCGCATTGGGGCAATCCGTTTTTCTGGGGCGTCGTGCGCGCGGCGGAATACGTCAGCAACGCCGATCCGCTCGAACTCGTAGAAGCGGGCGCGCGGCAACTCGCGAGTGGCTACACGATGATCATCTTTCCGGAAGGCACGCGCAGCCCGGCGCGCAACCGGATGCATGCTTTTTCACGCGGTTTCGCGCACATGGCGCTCAAGTCCGGTGCGCCGATTTTGCCCGTCCTGATGGACTGCGATCCGCCCGCGTTCACGAAGGGCATGCGCTGGTACAACGTGCCCGAGCGCGCGTTCCGCATGCGCGTCAACGTGCTCGCACCCGTCGGCGCGGACGCCTTCGCGGCGCACGACGAACCGCCCGCGCTGGCTGCCCGCACGGTGACGAGCGCCATCGAAGCACATATCACACAGCACCTGTTCGACTATGGATTCTTTAAAGCTTGA
- a CDS encoding phosphopantetheine-binding protein: MDSLKLEIKQLLIEALDLEDLTPADIDDDAPLFDTDGVGLDSIDALEIGIVLRKHYQLTIAANDERTREHFRSINTLAALVASQRELAHESGDTTKKGE, from the coding sequence ATGGATTCTTTAAAGCTTGAAATCAAACAGCTTCTGATCGAAGCGCTCGATCTGGAAGACCTGACGCCCGCCGACATCGACGACGACGCGCCGCTCTTCGATACCGACGGTGTCGGTCTCGATTCGATCGACGCGCTCGAAATCGGCATCGTGCTGCGCAAACACTATCAATTGACGATCGCGGCGAACGACGAACGCACGCGAGAGCACTTCCGCTCGATCAATACGCTCGCGGCGCTGGTGGCAAGCCAGCGCGAGCTTGCGCATGAATCGGGCGATACCACAAAGAAAGGGGAATGA
- a CDS encoding acyl carrier protein: MTDTEILERIRAIFKENFAIEPERVTPEAHLFEELDLDSIDAVDLAIKLQEMTGRRIKPEEFKSVRTVGDVIVAVESLLAAQG; encoded by the coding sequence GTGACCGACACCGAGATCCTTGAGCGCATCCGCGCCATCTTCAAAGAAAACTTCGCAATCGAGCCCGAGCGCGTGACGCCCGAAGCGCACCTGTTCGAAGAGCTCGATCTGGACAGCATCGACGCCGTCGATCTCGCGATCAAGCTGCAGGAGATGACGGGCCGCCGGATCAAGCCGGAGGAGTTCAAGTCGGTGCGCACGGTCGGCGACGTGATCGTTGCCGTCGAATCGCTGCTCGCGGCGCAGGGCTGA
- a CDS encoding COG4648 family protein has translation MHAQRSHAHGASDDKQTPPVAQEAVQDAVQNDSRPRGWLGFALGVLAKLAYPAVILCAWFWDEPRFVGCLLFALLWLQRCAGTGAFGASLRKLTRIDWGVALMLSVASAAIVWTNSELLLRIYPSLVNLGLLIAFGATLVRGPTMIEKFARIGTPNLSEPAIRHTRRVTQIWCAFFLANGLFSLYTALYWPREAWSLYNGAIAYGLIGVLLVGEIVWRYLVILPRARRSEAA, from the coding sequence ATGCACGCGCAACGTTCGCACGCGCACGGCGCTTCGGACGACAAGCAGACGCCGCCCGTGGCGCAAGAAGCTGTGCAGGACGCAGTGCAAAACGACTCGCGCCCGCGCGGCTGGCTCGGCTTCGCGCTCGGCGTACTCGCCAAGCTCGCGTATCCCGCCGTGATTCTGTGCGCGTGGTTCTGGGACGAGCCGCGCTTCGTCGGTTGCCTGCTGTTCGCGCTGCTGTGGCTTCAGCGTTGCGCGGGGACGGGCGCGTTCGGCGCGTCGCTACGCAAGCTCACGCGTATCGACTGGGGCGTGGCGCTCATGCTGAGCGTAGCGTCGGCTGCCATCGTGTGGACGAACAGCGAACTGTTGCTGCGCATCTATCCGTCGCTGGTGAATCTCGGTTTGCTGATCGCGTTCGGCGCGACGCTCGTGCGCGGCCCGACGATGATCGAAAAATTCGCGCGCATCGGCACGCCCAATCTGAGCGAGCCGGCGATCCGCCACACGCGTCGCGTGACGCAGATCTGGTGCGCGTTCTTTCTGGCGAATGGTCTGTTTTCTCTCTACACCGCGCTGTACTGGCCGCGCGAAGCGTGGTCGCTCTATAACGGCGCGATTGCTTATGGGCTCATCGGTGTGCTGCTGGTGGGCGAAATCGTATGGCGCTATCTCGTGATCCTGCCGCGCGCCCGGCGCTCGGAGGCGGCATGA
- a CDS encoding AMP-binding protein, which translates to MIALHELLSCERAANVPVCRDDESANTIDFAAFRARVFALAQQLRETQAHRYALCIDDPFDFACALFALFACGKTPVIPANATPGYLADLADAYDAVLTDADIRAHASTHAPSVTPLHIDPHAPLTLYTSGSSGTPKPIHKTLAQFDAEVHTLEREWGALVGDATMLASVPHHHIYGLLFRVMWPLAAGRAFDRAVCIEPQHVQARIAQCGATVVVSSPAQLSRWPALPGFAALAPAPRAFFSSGGPLSAEAASEYATAFGSAPIEIYGSTETGGIAWRRQNETSAWRPVNGVDVRRGEDGALNVRSAHLGHDDWHRTDDAIAFDDEGRFRLLGRLDRVIKLDGKRVSLPEVEARLALHPYVAQAAVVPLAGASRERVGAVVALNEAGSEALRSEGRVALAKTLRRHLAAYFDVVVLPRHWRFRIALPFDARGKLPVASVAAAFEPRIEGFEVLSEARNGDDLHYELRVPPTLVHFEGHFPGLPILPGVVQLDWAIRLAAEHVTGLRDIESVDRLKFTAPVMPGAVLDLKLSHDAARRRVQFAYRIDGRDSSSGVIVYRERA; encoded by the coding sequence ATGATCGCACTGCACGAACTGCTGTCGTGCGAGCGCGCTGCCAATGTGCCCGTTTGCCGCGACGACGAATCCGCTAACACGATCGATTTCGCCGCCTTCCGCGCGCGCGTCTTCGCACTCGCGCAGCAGTTGCGCGAAACGCAGGCGCATCGCTATGCGTTGTGCATCGACGATCCGTTCGACTTTGCGTGCGCACTGTTCGCGCTCTTCGCTTGCGGCAAGACGCCTGTGATTCCGGCGAACGCGACGCCCGGCTATCTCGCCGATCTCGCCGATGCCTACGATGCCGTACTCACCGATGCCGACATTCGCGCGCATGCGTCGACGCACGCACCATCGGTGACACCGCTGCACATCGATCCGCACGCGCCGCTCACGCTCTACACGTCGGGCAGCAGCGGCACGCCGAAGCCGATTCACAAGACGCTCGCGCAGTTCGACGCCGAAGTGCACACGCTCGAACGCGAGTGGGGCGCGCTCGTCGGCGACGCGACGATGCTCGCGAGCGTTCCGCATCATCACATTTACGGTTTGCTGTTTCGCGTGATGTGGCCGCTCGCGGCAGGGCGCGCATTCGACCGCGCCGTGTGCATCGAGCCGCAACATGTGCAGGCGCGCATTGCGCAATGCGGCGCGACGGTGGTCGTGTCGTCGCCGGCGCAGCTGTCGCGCTGGCCTGCGTTGCCCGGCTTCGCGGCGCTCGCGCCTGCTCCGCGCGCATTCTTTTCGTCGGGCGGACCGCTTTCCGCCGAAGCCGCTTCCGAGTACGCGACGGCATTCGGCAGCGCGCCGATCGAAATCTACGGCAGCACGGAAACGGGCGGCATCGCGTGGCGCCGGCAGAACGAGACGTCGGCGTGGCGGCCCGTCAACGGCGTCGACGTGCGGCGCGGCGAGGATGGCGCGTTGAACGTGCGCTCGGCGCATCTCGGTCACGACGACTGGCATCGCACCGACGACGCCATCGCATTCGACGACGAAGGCCGCTTCCGTCTGCTGGGGCGTCTCGATCGCGTGATCAAGCTCGACGGCAAGCGTGTGTCGCTGCCCGAAGTCGAAGCGCGTCTCGCGCTGCATCCGTATGTTGCGCAGGCGGCTGTGGTGCCGCTCGCGGGTGCGTCGCGTGAACGCGTTGGCGCCGTGGTCGCGTTGAATGAAGCCGGCAGCGAAGCGCTGCGCAGCGAAGGACGCGTCGCGCTCGCGAAGACGTTGCGCCGGCACCTTGCCGCGTATTTCGATGTGGTCGTGCTGCCGCGTCACTGGCGCTTTCGCATCGCGTTGCCGTTCGATGCACGCGGCAAGCTGCCCGTCGCGTCAGTTGCCGCCGCATTCGAGCCGCGCATCGAAGGCTTCGAAGTGCTGTCCGAAGCGCGTAATGGCGACGACCTGCATTACGAACTGCGCGTACCGCCCACACTCGTGCATTTCGAAGGCCACTTTCCCGGCCTGCCGATTCTGCCCGGCGTCGTGCAGCTCGACTGGGCGATCCGCCTCGCCGCCGAGCATGTGACGGGTCTGCGCGACATCGAATCCGTCGATCGCCTGAAATTCACCGCGCCCGTAATGCCGGGCGCCGTGCTCGACCTGAAGCTGTCGCACGATGCCGCGCGGCGGCGCGTGCAGTTCGCGTATCGCATCGATGGCCGCGACAGTTCGTCGGGCGTGATCGTGTACCGGGAGCGCGCATGA
- a CDS encoding glycosyltransferase family 2 protein, with protein MSEAIFAPCVVIPIYNHKDAIGGTVERLLVHKLPIFVVDDGSDEATQAVLAKLACQYREQMTLLRLPVNGGKGAAVMAGLRAAKRAGYTHALQIDADGQHDANDVPLFLDAARAEPGAVILGRPVYDESVPKSRLYGRYLTHVWVWIETLSFTIRDSMCGFRLYPLDAACALIDSVQLPTRMDFDIEILVRLYWRRLAFRAIPTRVVYATDGVSHFDVLWDNVRISASHTRLACGMLLRLPMLLAHKFMPRKSGASTSHSNGDNTKWWRVAERGSRLGMRLLALSCKLFGMGFTALWLHPVVAYFLLTGRDARAASRTYFTHLEQAAQGERTPRPGWRSAYRQMLAFAQSGLDKLAAWSGRIDSSDVVFDDSSAFDELIASKRGALVIGAHLGNLEMTRALAAKGGHAKVTAIVYTEHAKRFNSVLSTASSDFAKRLVQVSDFGPETSMMMQERIDAGELLVIVGDRVPARDSGRTTDAQFLGATAPFAQGPYVLAHALGCPVYLFFCLKERDERNRERYRLYFEPFAERIDLPRRERAQHIAAWAQRYASRLEHYCRKAPYQWFNFFDFWARPRKAITGAIPHGDANVRT; from the coding sequence ATGAGCGAAGCGATTTTCGCGCCGTGCGTCGTCATTCCGATCTACAACCACAAGGATGCGATCGGCGGCACCGTCGAGCGTCTTCTCGTTCACAAGCTTCCCATTTTCGTCGTCGACGATGGCAGCGATGAAGCGACGCAAGCCGTGCTCGCGAAGCTCGCCTGCCAGTATCGCGAGCAGATGACGCTGCTGCGTCTGCCTGTGAACGGCGGCAAGGGCGCGGCCGTGATGGCGGGGCTGCGCGCCGCGAAGCGCGCGGGCTACACGCACGCCTTGCAGATCGACGCGGACGGCCAGCACGATGCGAACGACGTGCCGCTCTTTCTCGATGCTGCGCGCGCCGAGCCGGGCGCCGTGATTCTCGGCCGTCCTGTGTATGACGAGAGCGTGCCGAAGTCGCGTCTGTATGGCCGCTATCTGACGCACGTGTGGGTATGGATCGAAACGCTGTCGTTCACGATCCGCGATTCGATGTGCGGCTTCCGTCTCTATCCGCTCGACGCCGCGTGTGCGCTGATCGACAGCGTGCAGCTGCCGACGCGTATGGACTTCGACATCGAGATTCTCGTGCGCCTGTACTGGCGGCGTCTCGCGTTCCGCGCGATTCCGACGCGCGTCGTCTACGCGACGGACGGCGTGTCGCACTTCGACGTGCTGTGGGACAACGTGCGCATCAGCGCGAGCCATACGCGGCTCGCATGCGGAATGCTGCTGCGTCTGCCGATGCTGCTCGCGCACAAGTTCATGCCGCGCAAATCGGGTGCTTCTACGTCGCATTCGAACGGCGACAACACGAAGTGGTGGCGTGTCGCCGAACGCGGCAGCCGTCTCGGCATGAGGTTGCTCGCGCTCAGTTGCAAGCTGTTCGGCATGGGCTTTACTGCGTTGTGGCTGCATCCCGTGGTCGCGTATTTTCTGTTGACGGGCCGCGATGCACGTGCGGCGTCGCGTACATACTTCACGCATCTCGAACAGGCCGCGCAAGGCGAGCGTACGCCGCGTCCCGGTTGGCGCTCCGCGTATCGGCAGATGCTGGCGTTCGCGCAATCCGGGCTCGACAAGCTCGCTGCGTGGTCGGGCCGTATCGATTCCAGCGACGTCGTATTCGACGATTCATCCGCGTTCGACGAGTTGATCGCAAGCAAACGCGGCGCGCTCGTGATCGGCGCGCATCTCGGCAACCTCGAAATGACGCGCGCACTTGCCGCGAAGGGCGGTCATGCGAAGGTCACGGCCATCGTCTACACCGAGCACGCGAAGCGTTTCAACAGCGTGCTGTCGACGGCGAGCAGCGATTTTGCAAAGCGTCTGGTTCAGGTGAGCGACTTCGGCCCCGAGACGTCGATGATGATGCAGGAGCGCATCGACGCGGGCGAACTGCTCGTGATCGTCGGCGACCGGGTGCCCGCGCGCGATTCGGGCCGCACGACCGACGCGCAGTTCCTCGGCGCAACGGCGCCGTTCGCGCAAGGGCCTTATGTGCTCGCGCATGCGCTCGGCTGCCCGGTGTATCTGTTCTTCTGCCTGAAAGAGCGCGACGAGCGCAATCGCGAGCGCTACCGCCTGTACTTCGAGCCGTTCGCTGAACGCATCGACCTGCCGCGCCGCGAACGCGCGCAGCATATCGCGGCATGGGCGCAGCGCTATGCGTCGCGTCTGGAGCACTATTGCCGCAAGGCGCCTTATCAATGGTTCAATTTTTTCGATTTCTGGGCGCGTCCCCGAAAAGCGATAACGGGTGCCATCCCGCACGGAGACGCGAATGTCCGAACATGA
- a CDS encoding HAL/PAL/TAL family ammonia-lyase, protein MSEHDLIDDTHAASAASVSAPRTVVIGGRRLSIEEVVAIAKGRAHVALSGDPAWRSRIQRGADFLRRHLAAGETVYGVNTGYGDACVVDVPMELVEALPLQLTRYHGCGMGAHLDDAQTLAVIAARLNSLAYGFSGVRPVLLERLADLVNHRVLPRIPSEGSVGASGDLTPLSYVAAALVGERDVMFDGALRDAAGVWTQLGHAPLMLAPKEGLALMNGTAVMTGLACLAFARAEHLARVVARLTALSTVALDGRAAHFDAMIFEAKPHAGQADAAAWIRADLEGRDDTPGHRLQDRYSIRCAPHVIGVVVDALSWVRRDVENELNSANDNPLIDPDGERVLHGGNFYGGHIAFAMDALKTAVANLADLMDRQLALIVDDKFNNGLPRNLTGATSARAPINHGFKAVQISSSAWTAEALKHTMPASVFSRSTEAHNQDKVSMGTIAARDCLRVLELTEQVAAAHTLAAVQALKLRVRLNDATLVPAPLRAFAESVASMSPFVDEDRALESDLRALTARIADCALIEGGAHHE, encoded by the coding sequence ATGTCCGAACATGATCTGATCGACGATACGCACGCTGCAAGCGCTGCGAGTGTGTCAGCGCCGCGAACGGTGGTGATCGGCGGACGCAGGCTGTCGATCGAAGAAGTCGTCGCGATTGCGAAGGGCCGCGCGCACGTTGCGTTGAGCGGCGATCCCGCGTGGCGCTCGCGCATCCAGCGCGGCGCGGATTTTCTGCGCCGTCATCTCGCGGCGGGCGAAACGGTGTACGGCGTGAATACGGGTTACGGCGACGCGTGCGTGGTCGACGTGCCGATGGAACTCGTCGAAGCGTTGCCGCTGCAACTCACGCGCTATCACGGCTGCGGCATGGGCGCGCATCTCGACGATGCGCAGACGCTCGCCGTGATCGCCGCGCGTCTGAACTCGCTTGCGTACGGCTTCTCCGGCGTGCGCCCCGTGCTGCTCGAACGGCTCGCCGATCTCGTCAATCATCGCGTGCTGCCGCGCATTCCGTCGGAAGGCTCGGTCGGCGCAAGCGGCGATCTGACGCCGCTGTCGTATGTGGCGGCGGCGCTTGTCGGTGAACGCGACGTGATGTTCGACGGCGCGCTGCGCGATGCCGCGGGCGTCTGGACGCAACTCGGTCACGCGCCTTTGATGCTCGCGCCGAAGGAAGGCCTCGCGCTGATGAACGGCACGGCCGTGATGACGGGCCTCGCGTGTCTTGCGTTCGCGCGCGCCGAACATCTCGCGCGAGTGGTCGCGCGTTTGACAGCGCTGTCGACGGTCGCACTCGACGGCCGCGCCGCGCACTTCGACGCGATGATCTTCGAAGCAAAGCCGCACGCAGGCCAGGCCGATGCCGCCGCATGGATTCGCGCGGACCTCGAAGGCCGCGACGATACGCCGGGTCATCGCTTGCAGGATCGCTATTCGATCCGCTGCGCGCCGCATGTGATCGGCGTGGTCGTCGATGCGCTGTCGTGGGTGCGCCGCGACGTCGAGAACGAACTCAACAGCGCGAACGACAATCCGCTGATCGATCCCGATGGCGAGCGTGTGCTGCACGGCGGCAACTTCTACGGCGGCCATATTGCGTTCGCGATGGACGCGTTGAAGACGGCCGTCGCCAATCTCGCCGATCTGATGGACCGGCAACTCGCGCTGATCGTCGACGACAAGTTCAACAACGGCTTGCCGCGCAACCTGACGGGCGCGACTTCGGCGCGCGCGCCGATCAATCACGGCTTCAAGGCAGTGCAGATTTCGTCGTCGGCATGGACGGCGGAAGCGCTCAAGCACACGATGCCGGCGAGCGTGTTCTCGCGTTCGACGGAAGCGCACAATCAGGACAAGGTCAGCATGGGCACGATCGCCGCGCGCGACTGTCTGCGCGTGCTCGAACTGACGGAGCAGGTCGCGGCGGCGCATACGCTCGCTGCTGTGCAGGCGCTGAAGCTGCGTGTGCGTCTCAACGATGCGACGCTCGTGCCCGCGCCGTTGCGCGCGTTCGCGGAGAGCGTCGCGTCGATGTCGCCGTTCGTCGACGAAGACCGCGCGCTCGAAAGCGATTTACGCGCATTGACGGCGCGTATCGCCGATTGTGCGTTGATCGAAGGAGGCGCGCATCATGAATGA
- a CDS encoding acyl-CoA thioesterase: MNERHPHKTLKASAIVEVPFHDVDAMNVCWHGHYLKYFEIGRAALLRAFDYDYREMQASGYLWPIVEAHLKYVRPATYGQRIDVRTELLEFENRLKIGYEIVDCATGTRLTKGTTIQVAIEASTQETQFVSPPVVFEKLERAWAR, encoded by the coding sequence ATGAATGAACGCCATCCGCACAAGACGTTGAAGGCAAGCGCGATCGTCGAAGTGCCGTTTCATGACGTCGACGCGATGAACGTGTGCTGGCACGGCCATTATCTGAAGTACTTCGAGATCGGCCGGGCCGCGCTGTTGCGTGCTTTCGATTACGACTATCGCGAGATGCAGGCGTCGGGTTATCTGTGGCCGATCGTCGAGGCGCATCTGAAGTACGTGCGGCCCGCAACCTACGGCCAGCGGATCGACGTCCGCACCGAACTGCTCGAATTCGAAAACCGCCTGAAAATAGGCTATGAAATCGTCGATTGCGCGACGGGCACGCGGCTGACGAAGGGCACGACGATTCAGGTCGCCATCGAAGCCTCCACGCAGGAAACGCAGTTCGTGTCGCCGCCCGTCGTGTTCGAAAAGCTGGAGCGCGCATGGGCACGATGA
- a CDS encoding outer membrane lipoprotein carrier protein LolA produces the protein MGTMRLRIALTALLLAAASVNPFNVAQAATQAQAQNGNTALVSQVAARLAQTKGVRAQFTQTQTLSAMKQPLVSTGTLVFFRERGVIWRVDTPYKATYVIGDAGVSEVDANGKRVNTKSAQGVRGVAQVSKMMRAMLGGDLSALYSQFDVDAQGTPSQWKLDLKPNQPQLAQSIKGLQMTGGEFLQSLRITLANGDVTQIEFAKSEAIDDLAPAERTLLGAQ, from the coding sequence ATGGGCACGATGAGACTACGCATCGCGTTGACTGCGCTATTGCTCGCTGCTGCAAGCGTGAATCCGTTTAACGTCGCGCAAGCGGCAACGCAGGCGCAGGCGCAAAACGGCAACACGGCGCTCGTCTCGCAGGTCGCTGCGCGGCTCGCGCAGACCAAAGGCGTGCGCGCGCAATTCACACAGACGCAGACGCTCTCCGCGATGAAGCAGCCGCTCGTCAGCACGGGCACGCTGGTGTTCTTCCGCGAGCGCGGCGTGATCTGGCGCGTCGATACGCCGTACAAGGCGACGTACGTGATCGGCGATGCCGGCGTTAGTGAAGTCGATGCGAATGGCAAGCGCGTCAACACGAAAAGCGCGCAAGGCGTGCGCGGCGTCGCGCAGGTATCGAAGATGATGCGTGCGATGCTCGGCGGCGATCTGTCCGCGCTGTATTCGCAATTCGACGTCGATGCACAGGGCACGCCGTCGCAATGGAAGCTCGATCTGAAGCCGAACCAGCCGCAACTCGCGCAATCCATCAAGGGCTTGCAGATGACGGGCGGCGAATTCCTTCAGTCGTTGCGCATCACGCTCGCGAACGGTGACGTCACGCAGATCGAGTTCGCGAAGAGCGAGGCGATCGATGATCTGGCGCCTGCCGAGCGCACGCTGCTAGGAGCACAATGA